atatgacgaacgagTTCGTGACAGATATTGAATTCACGGACTGGTTCTCTCAAACTTCAATGAAGATTCCCGAGCATCCTTCcatttattttgtcgatgtATTCATTAGTTGAAGAGATGGATGGTCGTTCTTGACGTGGAAAATAATCCATCTCTTTTTGGGCGCCTTCGTATGGCTTCTACTATTCATACACCCATATTTTAGCcatagttgagtcaccaaatgtattctgctacattttcaacgttttggtacaatgaattttgtttgcaacacaacCAATAGAACTAGccatatcaaaaatcgccgGGCGAAAGCAAGTTAAGTCGTTTTCTCATGAAGTTCAGCGGGAAGATTCAGAATTACAAACTCCCGGTGTATATTTGAAggaacaatttaatttaattttattttaaagttttgttttcgtttttcctGTCTAAGCATAGataattttggtagaagtcgtCTAGCATTTATTACAATTCCATTATGGCAGgagaattgaaaataaatccATGTGCATTTTTTCTTCGCCGTTGCACAGTGTTTAATATCTCATTGCGATGCATTTAAGACATAAAGGCAACAACAAATTATATCCTAATTTGGATTGTATATAATAGAATCTAGATTGAATATTAATTAGACTAAATACTGTATGAGTTATCAAACATTGTTGAAATGGAGCGCgaagatttttttctgtatcgTGTACATATCTTTTGTTATCTCTGGTAGCTTCATAAAGTAATGTTCATAAACGTTGAACACACGATTTCAGCGACGAattgatattaggctgtcaaaaaagtcggtatttgcggtatttttattgaattttcatttgttcataacattagttacaatcatctgttttaagtcaaatatgcgccgttttgttcgatgacttgttcccaacgagatgccaacttcataatacccctgttatagaagctcgcttccttattggcaaaaaactcggatagccaattttcacaggtctcttttgtggctaacttctgactacctagctcgttcgccatggacaaaaacaggtggtagtcacttggtgcaaggtccggactatacggcggatgcaaaagaacctcccatcggaactcccggagtttctggcgcgtcaccaaagaagtgtgtggcctggcgttgtcctgatggaagacaatgcggcctctgtttatcaaagatggcctcttcttcatgagtgctaccttcaagcggtccagttgttggcagtacaggtccgaattgagcgtttggccatagggaagcagcgcataatagattattccttgacaatcccaccaaacacacagcagaaccttcctggccgttaatgagggcttggccaccgtctgagccgcttcagcgggcttcgaccacgaccgtttgcgcttcacgttgtcgtaagtgacccacttttcatcgccagtcaccatccgcttcagaaacgggtcgattttgttgcgattcagcagcgattcacatgcgtcgatacggtcaaagatgttttttgcgtcaacgtgtgtggcacccatacatcgagcttctttgtgaatccaagcttcttcaaatggttaataacggtttgatgacttatccccagctcttggccgatgctacggctgctactatgccggtctttctcggctaattcagcgattttgtcgcaattttcgacgacaggccttccggagcgtggcgcatcttcgacgacctctacaccagaacgaaaacgttgaaaccatcgttgtgcggtggaaatggaaactgtatcggatccataaactgcacaaattttattggcagcttgagatgcatttttgcctttgtcatagtattactgtaaaatatgtcggattttctctttattttgctccatatttgcgacactataactcacgaacgacttaaccaaacaaaacactgtctatgactatattatagcgcgcatacctttccaacaagctatagtatgactcgatacaatgaatacaactagaactacgcgcttacaacgacacctcgcggaaataccgcaggacttttttgacagcctactATAAATTTGATATATAAATTATTAAGTAAATTAAGTAAATACTGATTGAATATAGCTACccctataaatattttttcaattcaacatattttgttgtggaggaaaatgatttttattttaacacGATAAGCCCAGCGTCGGCACCTAGAGGTCGACGTTGAGCATTTTGGTAGAAAAGCACCAACTGACTGGGACTAACAGTTAcagaataagaaaataaaaatatgtaggGTTTATTTtcagatgttttacaaaatgtgactactttctagtcgaattttaGACTATTTTCTAAGTATAcaattattgaaacaaattatcTTAAAGCCAAATTGCAAATTTCTACTATCAtcggtatttttttcaataagatCCTCTGAAATTCCATCACACCAAATCGTTTGTTTTCCCCTCGAGAGCCAATTCCAATTCGCCTGCTAGCCGCCAAAGAAAACTGCGCTTCCAGAATAGGCCAGAGAAGGGGCACTCCGGCCAGAGATTGAACCTACCGTACGAGAGGTAAAATGTAAGGTTCGTATAAATAGTCAGGGCTGGCCATCGAACGGGTATCAGTGTGCCTTCAGCTAGCGAAATTGTAACTAGTAATTAGTTAGTTTGTATTTGGAGATCTCTTCAGCAACCGGAAATGAAACTGGTAAGTGTTGATTGGGTGGGTTGTGGGTTGGGCGAGATAATAAGAAATCTATTACGTGTTCTCCGTTAATGAGTGTCATCGTTTATTATTTTAACAAATAGAAAGACATAACCTTTCTTGCTTACATAACATAATTAAACATAACCTTTCTTGCTTACAGCTCATCGTGCTTGCTGCCTTTTTGGTCGTCACCGCCGCCATCGAGGAGTACCAAGCGGAGCACAAACACATTCCAATTGTCCATAGTGAACTGTATCAGAAGAATGATGGTAGTTTCAAATTTGCGTACGAATCGGGCAATGGAATCCAGGTTCACGAGCAAGGTCATGTGAAAAACCTGGGAGACAAAGAGCACGAAACCAATGTCGCCCACGGATCGTTCTCCTATATAGACCCCCACGGTGTTCCGGTGTCGCTGAGTTACGTCGCCGACGAAAATGGTTTCCAGGCCCATGGATCGCACATACCTACCCCTCCTCCGCTGCCCAAAGAGCTGGTCGAAGCTTACGCCAAAGTTGGAAGCCACCCAGAAATGCACCACGAGGAACCGGAATCCTACAAGCTGCGCTGAGGAGGCTCGCAAGTTGGCGCGCGATCGCTCCCCGtcgagagatagagagagagagtctATTGTGATAATTTATCCTTTATGGGATTGTTGTTGTTATGTTATAATATGAGTAGGAAATATAAATGTTTTACCAATCAATGTTGAACTTCTCCCATGAACGGCAAGAGAAAAGCGAATCAATTATGATATTCAATGGCATCGATTGAGCCATAGTCACGTAACTGACACTCATTCGTGCGAATGTCGTGGAACAGCATGTTTTGCGCCGTTTCAGCATGGTCATCTGGAAATGAATTAAAATGTTGTTTGAAAACGAGTACTCGTGACTAGTTGGTTTGGCGGCTTCTTTTGGTTTTGGATTTTCTTTTTCGGAGAGCCATTAATCGGTTGGTGATCATTTTCCTCTTCCTTGTTGGGGTCGGTGTATAGCGTGCGATAGCGAACGATAATAAAGTTCACGTTTGGTTACGTTTACAAACGGAGCAAAAGTTTGTTTGGATTGTGATTAATGTGAAGAATGTAGAGGCGGTATTTTTCGAATTTGTGACATAGTTGAACTTACATTTTCATGTAAATTCAACTAGTTCTATGCGTCCCGAACATTTGTTGCTGATGAAGAGATAACAATAAATTACATATTTAGACGACGCGCATATTTAAAAAGGGATGTATAAATGATGTATACTATGTCACAAAACCAAACCTAACGTCTCGAGAGCTTGTGTAGAATAAAAGGATGTATTTCCATATTGGATATGTCGTCTGCTAAAGATGATTTCGACCCTAAACAAGTTTTGATTACGATGAGTTCACCAATTATGAATGCGTCCTTCTAACGGAACTCTAGCTAAAATTAATATATTGTGTAGCTACTCGTAATATATGTTTATACAGAGTCGAAGGCTGTCGGAACAGTGAATGGGCGACTTGCGCTATACTAAACATTAACTCATCcccctgaaaaaaatgttttcaactcacTTAACCGATTGATGCGAGTTACATCGCAAACTTATCTTATACAACCGATGTTCGTTTCAGCAataagtaaattaaaatttgggCTGCACCATGATTACCACTGCTACTGGTTAGTTAATGAACGCATCCAATTTCTATAATTTCCCTCGAACACGCACGTTCACGTCATTTCGTTTAATCACACGAAGCTGTTCGCACGTTTACACCTTTCTCATTTCCCTGATTCCGTTTGTAATTGGCTTTTGCTTAAATCGTGATGTAAATGGTAATGTGTATTTGAACGGTTGAAAACGAAATTTAATGGTAATCATCTAATAGCAATTAAAACTGTGTTAAGCGTTCCTGTGAAAATTCTTAATTGTTGATTGAATGTGTGAATTTGTAGAATAATTTAGATGTAATTCATTGGATCAAGTATTCCGATATACTTATTTGCTAAATAACTACAATTTGAGGCCTTTCTAATAGTGTATTTGTCGATATACTATTTGGTGATATGCATGCGCGCCAGCTTCATAGATGTATTGGGGGGTACAAGATTCCTTTGAAAAAAGtgaagtaaaataaaaaaaatctggtttttgacgtaggactacgtcttacattaagcgtgccaaatcagaaaacaggtcacgtttttatgagataaagttaacgttaataactatttttgctgcgaacggattttaacgattttcataccaatcgaatcggaaattttctaagatttgtttaatatgctatacattacaatgccACAGTCTGTATAtgttaaaatttatgaaaattggaagcattctcttTTCCCCATATATTTGTGTGCCTTCCCGAACAgatctgtcaataacgggcaacttatgcagccgctagaatagaaacagcgaagggggatagcgaaaagagaatatttccgtagtaaactccacccttgcataataagtaagctgtcgctagcgtattaAGATTGCATCTCCTcagaggaaaattctcagaatcattCTGTGCTCGAAACAAAAGaggcttattctgctcgttttgtgtttcatgtttcccctcgagctgtgaacgctagcgaatatttcacatgaattacatctggtattgcaattaacacaaccattcgAGCCATGGCGAAGCcgacgaaaaaagagaagagtgcaaatcaTTATagatcgcttctagccatcagtgtttggctttgtgtgtgttgcttgttttcgttgcgcgaaacttacaatttgttcatttcctgtagatgtgaatagcacaccttcgatacttttagttgccattcgtgtTTGTTCTCGTGTGCATcgactctgttctgatgcaacaaactCCTAGCTTTggtgacggttttgaccgagagtcgagaaacgatttttaataaacggccattctcgaaatgtttcgtttttatagctgcaactgtgtgcttctgttagacgcgtgtttgatgcttgttgaatggtgatgcacggaagatgcctctcgtta
The Toxorhynchites rutilus septentrionalis strain SRP chromosome 2, ASM2978413v1, whole genome shotgun sequence genome window above contains:
- the LOC129770405 gene encoding endocuticle structural glycoprotein SgAbd-2-like; translation: MKLLIVLAAFLVVTAAIEEYQAEHKHIPIVHSELYQKNDGSFKFAYESGNGIQVHEQGHVKNLGDKEHETNVAHGSFSYIDPHGVPVSLSYVADENGFQAHGSHIPTPPPLPKELVEAYAKVGSHPEMHHEEPESYKLR